CAAATGGGTTTGAATAACATAATAACTGACTGTCCTGTGAGTTTGCATTGAACGCCACCTGCTGTATTTTGTTAATTGAGGTGCTGAGTGGAAGTTTTTCCATTGCTCTGGATTTGCAAATGACATGTGAACATAAATGTCGGACGTTGTAATAGGGTCAGAGCAGTCAGAAATGTGATcctaatgtgattgtttattcgTGTCTGCTGGCTTCACACTCATACACAGAGGCAAGCTGTGAGAAAGTAGAGAGGAACTGAGGAATAGCTTTGTGACAGTCGCAAAAGATAAAATACCAATGCGGGAGTGCAGGATCGGTGCCGCCATCATGCTCTTAAAATAATATAAGATTCAGCAAACGTGGGCTGTTGTCTACCAGAGGAACCATTACGTTTGGGTGCAGTGTGTCGTGcagccagggggcgctgtgatCCTTTGGGAGCCAATGGTGGTCTGTGGGCAGGTCACCACTGCTTCAGGTGACACACAGGACAGACGCTGAAGTGACAGTGTGTTAAAATGATGACTTTGAGTTAAAGCAGCGTAGGAGGCTTTATGAGATCCAGCTGCCTTACTGCCATCAgtgactggagcagcagtgagcaGCAGTGAGCAGCAGCGAGCAGCAGCGATTGAGTGTAGAGACGTACTTTAATGCGTACAGCAGAAGCAAAGAGGAACGGCACATAGAAGGTAATACAGCATTCAGGGGTGCAAAGGAACCAGCCGGAAGCTCAGGCAAGCAGTGTcatttgtacaagtacaatAAGTACATGGTTATGTACCTCCCTGTGGACTTAAGCAACATACAACAATGCAGAAGAACAATAGCAATACGAGAACAGTATGTACACAATATATACATTTCAGAAGTAATACTCAGGGTGCAATAACATACATGTGAACCCTTTTAAATCACAAAGAAGGTCTCTGAAAGCTTCTTGAATCAAATGCATTTCTTACATGGCCTGTAATGTTACAGCAGAAATATGTAAATAGTATCTTTCTCGCTGTCAGAACTGTCCAGGATCACTGGGGGGCAGCCTGGTTCAGCCTTTCTTCAGGGTGGACGCTGCAATAACGTTCAAAGAGACTCCGCACAGACTGTACTGGAGCCTGGAGAACTTTTTACCCTGCAGAGGTATGCGAGTGTTTTCTGTGGATTCATTAAGACGGAAGTGCATTGTATTGTTTAAATGCTTTTTGTCCTGCACACACCATCACACTCCACTAGGAGGCAGTAGTGCACTTCCTAACTACTGCTGTGGACTGGGAGAGGGGCGGGGTGCATGTCTTAGCTGCAGCTGGAATGAATTCCCTCCAGTCAGCTTTCTGGTTCAGGCGGTGACTGTGTGTCACCAACTCAGCCTGGCACAGTAGCCGTAGTTATGCACCAAGAATCTCAGCCTGTGCTCCCTCACTGTTACCAGCAGAACCGCCAAACCTCTTCGGGGCACATGACTGTAGGATTGGGGGGAAGAATCTATGATTTGGCTATAAGGggaaattaattattaaaaaaaaaagcttctgtGACCATTAGTAAAGAGCCCCAAGGATGGACAGCTGCTGTACCTCTGAACAAGGGGCTTTCAGAGTGAACTGCTGCGGCTGTAAGATCAGGAATGTGCTTTCAGAGTGAACTGCTGCGGCTGTAAGATCAGGAATGTGCTTTCAGAGTGAACTGCTGCGGCTGTACGATCAGGAAAGTGCTTTCGGAGTGAACTGCTGCGGCTGTACGATCAGGAAAGTGCTTTCGGAGTGAACTGCTGTGGCTGTAAGATCAGGAATGTGCTTTCAGAGTGAACTGCTGTGGCTGTAAGATCAGGAAAGTGCTTTCAGAGTGAACTGCTGTGGCTGTAAGATCAGGAAAGTGCTTTCGGAGTGAACTGCTGCGGCTGTAAGATCAGGAAAGTGCTTTCGGAGTGAACTGCTGCGGCTGTACGATCAGGAAAGTGCTTTCGGAGTGAACTGCTGCGGCTGTAAGATCAGGAAAGTGCTTTCAGAGTGAACTGCTGCGGCTGTAAGATCAGGAAAGTGATTTCAGAGTGAACTGCAGCTGTAAGATCAGGAATGTGCTTTCAGAGTTAACTGCTGCGGCTGTAAGATCAGGAAAGTGCTTTCGGAGTGAACTGCTGCGGCTGTACGATCAGGAATGTGCTTTCGGAGTGAACTGCTGCGGCTGTAAGATCAGGAATGTGCTTTCAGAGTGAACTGCTGCGGCTGTAAGATCAGTAATGTGCTTTCAGAGTGAACTGCTGCGGCTGTAAGATCAGGAAAGTGCTTTCAGAGTGAACTGCTGTGGCTGTACGATCAGGAATGTGCTTTCAGAGTGAACTGCTGCGGCTGTAAGATCAGGAATGTGCTTTCAGAGTGAACTGCTGCGGCTGTAAGATCAGGAATGTGCTTTCGGAGTGAACTGCTGCGGCTGTAAGATCAAGAATGTGCTTTCAGAGTGAACTGCTGCGGCTGTAAGATCAGGAATGTGCTTTTGGAGTGAACTGCTGCGGCTGTAAGATCAGGAATGTGCTTTCGGAGTGAACTGCTGCGGCTGTACGATCAGGAATGTGCTTTCGGAGTGAACTGCTGCGGCTGTAAGATCAGGAAAGTGATTTCGGAGTGAACTGCTGCGGCTGTAAGATCAGGAAAGTGCTTTCGGAGTGAACTGCTGCGGCTGTACGATCAGGAAAGTGCTTTCGGAGTGAACTGCTGCGGCTGTACGATCAGGAAAGTGATTTCAGAGTGAACTGCTGCGGCTGTACGATCAGGAAAGTGCTTTCGGAGTGAACTGCTGCGGCTGTACGATCAGGAAAGTGCTTTCGGAGTGAACTGCTGCGGCTGTACGATCAGGAAAGCTAGTATGTATCAGCTaggcaacaaaataaaatagctTTGCTAAGAGAAAGTATGTGAGAGATATATGCTTAGTATAAAGTGCTAATGAAGTTACCAGGGACAGGATTATCTTCTCCTTCCTCCTTTGACCCCCCTGCCACCCTCATTACTCTTATCTCtccaatgtgtgtgttttttttaactccGTGTATCAGTTTCCTATGATTCATCTGAAATGCCCCTAATATAATAAAAGAGATTGACTACAACTAAGTCATACGACGGCgcaaatatttacatttcagtAGAATTAATTTAACATATTTTTAATTACCCTCGTCTTTCCATCactttgctgtgtaaattatttCAGGAATCAAACATAGCATAACTCTAAACTTACTCTCCCTCCTCCACAACAGTAATTTACTCTAAATTGAATCCATATCTTTCGGGATGAAGGGTTCATTTCAGAAAGCttacaaataaaacatttaacttTTTTGGGAGGGTTAACTTCAGACAGTGGTATTTCATATACGTTGAATTCAAAGTTTTGTCAGTGAAAGTTTGTTAAATTCATTAATGACATTGTTCATGGCTGAAATATCTTCATTTAGAGGTTTActcatttatttagcttttgcACAGCGGTACGAAAGAGGGAGCCCATGTTGGGGAACCTTAAATCAGAGTAATTTAGGCCCAAAAGTACATTTTAGCCTCTATATACAGCATTTGCTGTTATCCAGATCTTCCAAGAGTTTACTGTGGTCAATCAGGAGGACAAATGTGGTCCTGAGTGCAGGCTGCTgtgtcctctgtacttctgcaaaTAGACTGTGGATGACAGTGAACCTGATTGGATAAATGATTTAATGAAAACTTATGATCAGACCGACCACAAATGAGATAAAACATTTCTCTGCTTGTCCTACTTTTCCTACTAGGGTTTTTGTCAttgttgtgtctgtgtgcataatGTATTGAACAATACTTTTTCAGAATCCGCCTCATCATCTGCATCACTGGCAGATAGAAAGGTAGATTCAGTGAGTGACCTGCACACAACCACGCCCTCTGCTGGCGGTGCCCTGGAAATGCCGTCTGCCAGTGGCACAGCTATGAGCTACGGACAGCCGAATTCAGAGACTGACGCCCAAGAGCCCTTAACTAGCACGGCACCACCCTTATCTGAAGCAGCCATGAGCACATCCAAGACACCCAAAAACACAGTGAATGTGAAATCGGTGACCACAGAAACCCCCTGGAACGTGACCCGTGTGTCACCCGTCACCGATGCCCCCGCcacagctccccctgctggtacGCAGAGGACCCCAGTCCCCACAGAGGTCCCCCCGAAAACCTTCCTGAGCCTTGATCCTGTTGGGCACACTGGGGCAGAGCAGACCGAACAACTGGCACGCATCACACCTGGCACTGGCTCGGGGTCAGAGTTCACAGATGGCTCTGGTGTGACTCCCACAGAGACtccagacagcctgctgacttgGTGGGCCGGGACCAGCGAGCCGAAGGAGGGACGGGGGTCCACAGGGAGACACCCAGGCTTAGGGCTGGGAAATAACACTGTGGAGAAGATAGACGAGTGGCAGCCCTCCGACGTGCTCCTCGCCCGCAGTTCTGTATCAGGGCCGAGCAGGACAGCAGAGACCCAGCTGGCTAACATGTCCTCCACACTGCAGCCCCGGGGTCGGCTGCCTCCAAATTCTGACCTTTTGAGTCCAGAAACTGTCACCCTATCACACCCCCCCTCGCcctctgctgcctcacagctcaCACCCAGCGAGGTGATGTCAGCGCCCCCAAACTCTGACAGCCTTCCTGCAGGCACCATGAGGCCCAGTGGGGTGTTCCCAGACCCCGTCCCGGATATGAACAGCTTCGTGGATTCAGTCAGCCCACTGCGCAGTGGGCTGCGGCAAACCAACACCACGCTGCTTAATCCAGCCCCGCCTGGTTCCCAGCTGAACGGAAGTTCAGCTCATCCCATCATGGGGGCCTAAACTGGGGCCACGTTCATGCTAATGCTAGTGTCCTGTCTCAGACTCTCAGCTGTGTTATATTCTACTCTATATATGCAACATTATTTTTTCACTAAAATCACAAAGCGCCGCTAATTACTCACTCCCCGGAAAAGCTCACTAAAAGGAGTCTTACTTTCAGCCGAGCACCAAAACACCTCTTGTCTCTGAATCCATTTAACTGACTTTCTGATCCCTTAATGATGTAATGAGGACTGGTAGCTGTCTGAGCTCAGCCCTTCAGCAGAGTAATTGAATAGCCCTTGTATATGGCTTATAGCTTTACCAGTTTGTTTCGTTTTTATTTAAGTGTTTTACTGACACCATTGAAGTGACGATTTTTACAGCAGCCAAACATTTAAAACTTTAATGTTCTTGTCACAAGTCCGGCCGTTTAACTACTGTGCTGTCTGCTGTCTCCCGACGTGGGTTTAAACGAGTTATTTgcaaacaagcaaataaataaacaagccatcTTTCAAAAATGTTACCACATGAAAGACCCCTTTCTATTTCTTCTCTAAAAGATATATACACTGTTTAAACCAAAGGTTAAATAGAGAGGAGAGGGCCGTACGCTGAGATTGCGTACCTTTTCATGTCTGACTGATTTGGAGCTTTTTACCGGAGATAGTTAATCATCGGCGAGATCCGCGCCGCTCCGCCTCCCTCCCTGACCCCGCTAAAGAGCCGAAGTTGCCGCAAAAGAGCTCAGCACTCAATCACCGTAATGTTCTGGGCCGTGAAGCCCCGGGACGGATCTGCATGCTGAAATATTGCCTGCTGCAACGATTCTTCACATATGGACGGTGATTAGAATCAGACCCAAACAAGTAATGGTCTTACTGCTGGTGAATTATTTAGTTGCACGGCAGACTTACAGTACATTTGATTACAATCTACCCATTTGAACAGCTGGGCATTTTACATGAAAATGCCACAAAATATTTTACCAATGCGGCTCAGATTGCAATAGCGTCGGTTCTGCTCCTCGACCATTTCAGACGATTATAGATACCGGGCGGTTCGGTTCCGCTCGTCAAAATGCCCGCTGTTGTGGACATTGCCAGGATGATACAAATACAGATCCTACAGAATATTTTCACACCAGTTGCTTTGCCCGTGTTTCCAGCCAAAGTGAAATTAAAGCTAATATTGAACGCCAATGTGTACAGATAAGGGGCCACCAAACAATAAAGGGTTTATTCAAATTTACCCCCTATTTTAACCAACTAACTAACCCTTACTTAAATATAAAATGTGAATGTTTAGCCGCAAACCAGTACCTCCATGAGTTACATTTAGTTTTagaatatgcataattataactATGTTTGCGTGAAAGATAGGTTCGCATGGTTTTGTTTCATCAGTTTGACGGATGAGGGCGCTGTCGCTCACGTCTTTTTGGTATTTTCAAATGTGCGATTTTTTTCTTCTGACAGTCCACGTACTCATCGTTGAATCGTATATGTGTTTTTAATTTTCATAAGAAGGAA
Above is a genomic segment from Brienomyrus brachyistius isolate T26 unplaced genomic scaffold, BBRACH_0.4 scaffold140, whole genome shotgun sequence containing:
- the cunh1orf127 gene encoding uncharacterized protein C1orf127 homolog isoform X2, which encodes MKSLPGASQFYGNSLMHCNIVRSLPLHLVEIFAANTAGWHTYPINRIPTCLPVSCKINLLSEVSAMDLKIIGLIIALVVFVLAARGRSVRVQERAWIQDPSPSITGDVECFSEYMELWVHRMKIEGLRLWLSGALRIPVSLASLEHLNFKLSACGFSLHRDAERNYVFRVLYSGCFVQLEQGNYIISLNLMTRTSRFGGWSNGFVMKCPRVTAPPSGEHIHCDPDFIEVTRQIPTDNWNNQLPWSLALRGKLVVALEDASLISLNVETHGANITVQGRRSDILTGDTEMERLGEFLPLRLVSGHYSYSMEAVCPNVSRSPEPLAVLHILKRRMGLVKRSWLDRESLTLSGVSVSQTDAFIVSEGSDYVQLIVNTSHITTTKNCPGSLGGSLVQPFFRVDAAITFKETPHRLYWSLENFLPCRESASSSASLADRKVDSVSDLHTTTPSAGGALEMPSASGTAMSYGQPNSETDAQEPLTSTAPPLSEAAMSTSKTPKNTVNVKSVTTETPWNVTRVSPVTDAPATAPPAGTQRTPVPTEVPPKTFLSLDPVGHTGAEQTEQLARITPGTGSGSEFTDGSGVTPTETPDSLLTWWAGTSEPKEGRGSTGRHPGLGLGNNTVEKIDEWQPSDVLLARSSVSGPSRTAETQLANMSSTLQPRGRLPPNSDLLSPETVTLSHPPSPSAASQLTPSEVMSAPPNSDSLPAGTMRPSGVFPDPVPDMNSFVDSVSPLRSGLRQTNTTLLNPAPPGSQLNGSSAHPIMGA
- the cunh1orf127 gene encoding uncharacterized protein C1orf127 homolog isoform X1, which codes for MKSLPGASQFYGNSLMHCNIVRSLPLHLVEIFAANTAGWHTYPINRIPTCLPVSCKINLLSEVSAMDLKIIGLIIALVVFVLAARGRSVRVQERAWIQDPSPSITEGDVECFSEYMELWVHRMKIEGLRLWLSGALRIPVSLASLEHLNFKLSACGFSLHRDAERNYVFRVLYSGCFVQLEQGNYIISLNLMTRTSRFGGWSNGFVMKCPRVTAPPSGEHIHCDPDFIEVTRQIPTDNWNNQLPWSLALRGKLVVALEDASLISLNVETHGANITVQGRRSDILTGDTEMERLGEFLPLRLVSGHYSYSMEAVCPNVSRSPEPLAVLHILKRRMGLVKRSWLDRESLTLSGVSVSQTDAFIVSEGSDYVQLIVNTSHITTTKNCPGSLGGSLVQPFFRVDAAITFKETPHRLYWSLENFLPCRESASSSASLADRKVDSVSDLHTTTPSAGGALEMPSASGTAMSYGQPNSETDAQEPLTSTAPPLSEAAMSTSKTPKNTVNVKSVTTETPWNVTRVSPVTDAPATAPPAGTQRTPVPTEVPPKTFLSLDPVGHTGAEQTEQLARITPGTGSGSEFTDGSGVTPTETPDSLLTWWAGTSEPKEGRGSTGRHPGLGLGNNTVEKIDEWQPSDVLLARSSVSGPSRTAETQLANMSSTLQPRGRLPPNSDLLSPETVTLSHPPSPSAASQLTPSEVMSAPPNSDSLPAGTMRPSGVFPDPVPDMNSFVDSVSPLRSGLRQTNTTLLNPAPPGSQLNGSSAHPIMGA
- the cunh1orf127 gene encoding uncharacterized protein C1orf127 homolog isoform X3, which encodes MLSHKLYSTPYSCRVFVLAARGRSVRVQERAWIQDPSPSITEGDVECFSEYMELWVHRMKIEGLRLWLSGALRIPVSLASLEHLNFKLSACGFSLHRDAERNYVFRVLYSGCFVQLEQGNYIISLNLMTRTSRFGGWSNGFVMKCPRVTAPPSGEHIHCDPDFIEVTRQIPTDNWNNQLPWSLALRGKLVVALEDASLISLNVETHGANITVQGRRSDILTGDTEMERLGEFLPLRLVSGHYSYSMEAVCPNVSRSPEPLAVLHILKRRMGLVKRSWLDRESLTLSGVSVSQTDAFIVSEGSDYVQLIVNTSHITTTKNCPGSLGGSLVQPFFRVDAAITFKETPHRLYWSLENFLPCRESASSSASLADRKVDSVSDLHTTTPSAGGALEMPSASGTAMSYGQPNSETDAQEPLTSTAPPLSEAAMSTSKTPKNTVNVKSVTTETPWNVTRVSPVTDAPATAPPAGTQRTPVPTEVPPKTFLSLDPVGHTGAEQTEQLARITPGTGSGSEFTDGSGVTPTETPDSLLTWWAGTSEPKEGRGSTGRHPGLGLGNNTVEKIDEWQPSDVLLARSSVSGPSRTAETQLANMSSTLQPRGRLPPNSDLLSPETVTLSHPPSPSAASQLTPSEVMSAPPNSDSLPAGTMRPSGVFPDPVPDMNSFVDSVSPLRSGLRQTNTTLLNPAPPGSQLNGSSAHPIMGA
- the cunh1orf127 gene encoding uncharacterized protein C1orf127 homolog isoform X5, whose translation is MTRTSRFGGWSNGFVMKCPRVTAPPSGEHIHCDPDFIEVTRQIPTDNWNNQLPWSLALRGKLVVALEDASLISLNVETHGANITVQGRRSDILTGDTEMERLGEFLPLRLVSGHYSYSMEAVCPNVSRSPEPLAVLHILKRRMGLVKRSWLDRESLTLSGVSVSQTDAFIVSEGSDYVQLIVNTSHITTTKNCPGSLGGSLVQPFFRVDAAITFKETPHRLYWSLENFLPCRESASSSASLADRKVDSVSDLHTTTPSAGGALEMPSASGTAMSYGQPNSETDAQEPLTSTAPPLSEAAMSTSKTPKNTVNVKSVTTETPWNVTRVSPVTDAPATAPPAGTQRTPVPTEVPPKTFLSLDPVGHTGAEQTEQLARITPGTGSGSEFTDGSGVTPTETPDSLLTWWAGTSEPKEGRGSTGRHPGLGLGNNTVEKIDEWQPSDVLLARSSVSGPSRTAETQLANMSSTLQPRGRLPPNSDLLSPETVTLSHPPSPSAASQLTPSEVMSAPPNSDSLPAGTMRPSGVFPDPVPDMNSFVDSVSPLRSGLRQTNTTLLNPAPPGSQLNGSSAHPIMGA
- the cunh1orf127 gene encoding uncharacterized protein C1orf127 homolog isoform X4, encoding MDTSSFFAPEGDVECFSEYMELWVHRMKIEGLRLWLSGALRIPVSLASLEHLNFKLSACGFSLHRDAERNYVFRVLYSGCFVQLEQGNYIISLNLMTRTSRFGGWSNGFVMKCPRVTAPPSGEHIHCDPDFIEVTRQIPTDNWNNQLPWSLALRGKLVVALEDASLISLNVETHGANITVQGRRSDILTGDTEMERLGEFLPLRLVSGHYSYSMEAVCPNVSRSPEPLAVLHILKRRMGLVKRSWLDRESLTLSGVSVSQTDAFIVSEGSDYVQLIVNTSHITTTKNCPGSLGGSLVQPFFRVDAAITFKETPHRLYWSLENFLPCRESASSSASLADRKVDSVSDLHTTTPSAGGALEMPSASGTAMSYGQPNSETDAQEPLTSTAPPLSEAAMSTSKTPKNTVNVKSVTTETPWNVTRVSPVTDAPATAPPAGTQRTPVPTEVPPKTFLSLDPVGHTGAEQTEQLARITPGTGSGSEFTDGSGVTPTETPDSLLTWWAGTSEPKEGRGSTGRHPGLGLGNNTVEKIDEWQPSDVLLARSSVSGPSRTAETQLANMSSTLQPRGRLPPNSDLLSPETVTLSHPPSPSAASQLTPSEVMSAPPNSDSLPAGTMRPSGVFPDPVPDMNSFVDSVSPLRSGLRQTNTTLLNPAPPGSQLNGSSAHPIMGA